The nucleotide sequence GAGAAATTATGAGTGGTTATAAAAAAGAAGATGTAGTAATTATAGGCGCAGGTCCTGCAGGATTGACCGCTGCGTTTGAATTTATAAAAAACAATAATTTTAATGTGAAAGTTTTAGAAAAAAATGAAAAAATTGGTGGACTTTCCAGAACAACAGAGTACAATGGATGCAAGTTCGATATAGGTCCGCATCACTTCATAACGCAATCAGATTTAGTCGAAGTATGGTGGAAAGAAGTGATGAAGGGAGAGGAAGATCACGGTAACCGATTCGTTCAGCTTAAGCGTTTCACAAGAATTTATTACAAAAAACATTTTTTCTATTATCCATTGCAACCAATGAATGCTTTATTGGGATTAAGCATATTTGAAAGTATTAGATGTATTTTTAGTTATATAAAAATTCGTCTGTTTCCAATTAAAAAAGTTGAAACTTTTCAGGATTGGGTTACAAATAAGTTTGGTTATAGACTTTTTTCAATTTTTTTCAAAACTTATACGGAAAAAGTTTGGGGAATTTTATGTACTCAAATTTCTTCAGATTGGGCTAGTGAACGTATAAAAGGCTTTTCATTATCTAAAGCAATATTTTATGCATTTTTTGGTAAATGGGCTAAAAAAAATGCGCCACGAACTTTAAGCGATACATTTTATTATCCGGAATTAGGCGCCGGAACGTTGTGGCAAAAAGTTGCAAATCAAATTACAAACAGTTCTTTGGGTAAAATTAAATTAAATTCAAGTGTTGTTCAAATAAAGCATAATAATAAAAATATAATCTCTGTTTTAACCGGTGATTTTAATGCGCCGATAAATTCTGCAAAGAAATTACAAGAGTATAAAGCAGAACATTTTTTTTCAACTATGGCTTTGCGTGATTTAATTTTATCACTTGATCCATTACCGGAAGAAAAAGTTTTAAATGCTGCAAAAAAATTAGTTTACAGAGGTTTGATTACACTAAATTATATTGTCAATAAATCAAATATAAGTCCCGATCATTGGATATATGTTCACGAAAAGGAAGTTTTGATGGGCCGAATTGGCAATATGAATAATTTTTCTTTAAAAATGGTTGATGATAAAAATCATACGGCGTTGAGTTTGGAATATTTTGATTTTGTCGCAAGTTCTTTTTGGAATTTATCCGATGAACAACTTTTAGATATAGGTAAAAATGAGCTTGAACAAATTGGCTTTTTAAAAAAAGATTTAATTTTAGATGGTATGGTTTTACGTGAAACGCAGGCATATCCTGTTTATGATAAAAATTATAAAGAAAGTTTAAAAATAGTCTTAGATTATCTTTCAGGATTTTCAAATTTATATTTGATGGGTAGAAATGGCTTGCATAAATATAATAATATGGATATTGCCATGCTTTCGGCATTCAAAGTTGTAAATAAACTTATTGATAAAAGTAAAAAACAAGATAATTATTTTGTAAATAATTATAAAAACAATAGTGCAAGTTTATAGATAAATTTACAGGGAGGTAGTGTGAGTAACAAGTCGGTTTATTTATTGGCATTTTCCATAATTTTTTTGTTTTTTTCAAAAAGCTTATACGATTATGTTCGATTGACCAATTTTGTAGATCCTTTTCAGGATATTGATTCCAAAGGGTATATTTATAATGCCGAAAAATTTTATAAGCACAATAGTTTTTTTATAAAAAACATTGATGAGACTGCACCGTATTTTTCTCTTGGATACCCATTATTTTTGGGCGTAGCTTATAAAATATTTAAACCGGAATCAAATATTGTTATTTGGCTTCAAATTTTACTTAGTTTATTTACATGCTTTTTGATTTTTCATATAGCTAAAATTATTTGGGGTGTAAATGTTGGAATAATTGCATTTGCATTATCTGCAGTAAATATTGGATTTATAACTTTTTCCAATTTTATCTTAACCGAGACTTTATTAACTTTTTTATTAACAAGTTTTATTTATTTTTTTGTTCTATTTTTATATAAAAGTGATATTAAAAAGTTAATAATTTCAGGATTGATTTTAGGTTTGTCTATTTTTATAAAGCCGGCGGCATTATATTTTGTTTTTCCGATTATAATTGTACTGTTTTTTGCAAATAATTATAAAATTAAAAATATATTATTATTTTGTTTAAGCTTTTATTTACCTGTTTTTTCATATGCTTATTTTAACAAAATTGTGTATAAAAGTTTTTCCGTATCTACTTTAAAAAATGAAAGTTTATATTTTTATTTATATCCTAAGGCTATGGCTGTTATAAATAAAACAAGTGAAAGTATTGAACAAAAAAATGTATCAAATCTTTTGACCGGAAGCAAAATTGATTCAACAAGTTGGAATTTGATTTCAAATAATTTTAAACGTGATTTTGATAATAATAAACTTGTTTTTGTAAAAATTTGGCTAAAAAACGTAGCAAAAACTTTTTTAGGTTTATATTCAACAAATTTAAAAGTTTTAATTAATTCCAATATCAATCGCAAAGATTTATCGTTTTTTAAAAAAACAGGATCTTTGTTTGACCGCGCTAAAAAATATATTATGTCCGGAACAAATTTGTTTTATATTCAAATTATAGCTTTTGCAGAATCAATTTGGTCTTTATTGCGATTAATTTTAATTTTAATCTCTTTAATTTTTGTTTTTAAAAAACGAGATTTTAAGCTGTTTTTCTTTTTATTCTTTTATATTTTTTACTTTGCTTTTATTTCAGGACACGATGGCTGTGCTCGATTTAGGATGATGTTTGAGCCTGTTTTAATAATTTTGGCTGCGCAGGGTCTTTATATGATTTATTTTCGTTTAAGATATAAATCCTGTCCATTTGGAGAGCTATGAGTAATGTTTATTTAATTATATTGTGTGGCGGTTTTGGTGAAAGACTTTGGCCGATCAGTAGGCGTGAAAAACCCAAACCATTTGTACCATTTTTAGGCGAAAAATCATTAATAGAATTAACTATAGAGCGTATAAAAAACCTTAATAGTATAGAAAATATTAAAATTGGTGTGGTTACTCACAAAGATCAAAAAGAGAGAATTAAAAAATTAATAGGAAAAGATATAGATTTTATAATTGAAGAAGATGATTCAAGAAATACGGCACCAGCAGTTTTATATTCTTTATTTAAAATTTATGAAAAAGATCCCGATGGAATTGTTGTTTATTTGCCGGCAGATTCTTTTGTTGTTGAAACGGAAAAGTATGTAAAAATTTTAAATACTGCAATTGAATATACTAAAACGAATAATAAAATAGTTACAGTTGGAGTTATGCCAACAAATCCTTCAACTTCATATGGTTATATTCAGGCAAAAGCTCCTGATAATTTTATTATTGCCAATAACGTATATTGTGTTGAAAAATTTCATGAAAAACCTGATTTAAAAACAGCTAATTCTTATTTGAAAAATAATTTCATGCTTTGGAATATATCTGTATTTGCTTCTAAAGTTAATTTTTTTATAGAAGAATTTAAAATTCATACACCAAATATTTATCACCAAATGCTTGATTATTTAAATCACAAAATTTCTTATTTTGATGTTGAAAATAAATCCATAGATTTTGCCGTTATTGAAAAAAGTCAAAATATAGCTGTAATTCCGGCTGATTTTAATTGGTGTGATGTTGGTAATATCGATGTGTTTTTAAATTTACAAAATAAATTATCACAAAAATCTCAAAATATATTTAATATTTCCGGAGAAAATAATTTAGTTTTTCAAAATAATAAAGAAAAAATTGTAACATTTGTCGGCGTTAGTGATTTATGTGTGGTAGATACGGATGATGTATTAATGGTTGTTAAAAATAGTGAAGTCGAAAAAATAAAAGAACTTTTAAATGTAATTAAAAAAACTGAAAAACAAAAATTTTTATAACTGGTTAGGATTTTATGAAAGTTGCACTAATTACAGGTATTACCGGACAAGATGGATCTTACTTAGCTGAGTTTTTGCTTTCTAAAAATTATATTGTTCATGGAATAAAAAGAAGGTCTTCGAGTTTTAATACATCAAGAATAGATCATATTTATCAAGATCGACATGAATATGATAATAAGTTTTTTTTACATTATGGTGACCTTACGGATGCAACAAATTTGATTAGAATAATACAAGAAGTTCAACCTGATGAAATTTACAATTTAGCGGCGCAAAGTCACGTCCAAGTATCATTTGAAACTCCTGAATATACTGCAAATTCCGATGCTTTAGGTACATTGCGATTGTTGGAAGCTATAAGAATTTTGGGTTTAACTAAAAAAACTAAATTTTATCAAGCATCTACCAGTGAACTTTATGGTAAAGTCTTGCAAATTCCGCAAGAT is from Candidatus Dependentiae bacterium and encodes:
- a CDS encoding glycosyltransferase family 39 protein, with the protein product MSNKSVYLLAFSIIFLFFSKSLYDYVRLTNFVDPFQDIDSKGYIYNAEKFYKHNSFFIKNIDETAPYFSLGYPLFLGVAYKIFKPESNIVIWLQILLSLFTCFLIFHIAKIIWGVNVGIIAFALSAVNIGFITFSNFILTETLLTFLLTSFIYFFVLFLYKSDIKKLIISGLILGLSIFIKPAALYFVFPIIIVLFFANNYKIKNILLFCLSFYLPVFSYAYFNKIVYKSFSVSTLKNESLYFYLYPKAMAVINKTSESIEQKNVSNLLTGSKIDSTSWNLISNNFKRDFDNNKLVFVKIWLKNVAKTFLGLYSTNLKVLINSNINRKDLSFFKKTGSLFDRAKKYIMSGTNLFYIQIIAFAESIWSLLRLILILISLIFVFKKRDFKLFFFLFFYIFYFAFISGHDGCARFRMMFEPVLIILAAQGLYMIYFRLRYKSCPFGEL
- a CDS encoding NAD(P)-binding protein; its protein translation is MSGYKKEDVVIIGAGPAGLTAAFEFIKNNNFNVKVLEKNEKIGGLSRTTEYNGCKFDIGPHHFITQSDLVEVWWKEVMKGEEDHGNRFVQLKRFTRIYYKKHFFYYPLQPMNALLGLSIFESIRCIFSYIKIRLFPIKKVETFQDWVTNKFGYRLFSIFFKTYTEKVWGILCTQISSDWASERIKGFSLSKAIFYAFFGKWAKKNAPRTLSDTFYYPELGAGTLWQKVANQITNSSLGKIKLNSSVVQIKHNNKNIISVLTGDFNAPINSAKKLQEYKAEHFFSTMALRDLILSLDPLPEEKVLNAAKKLVYRGLITLNYIVNKSNISPDHWIYVHEKEVLMGRIGNMNNFSLKMVDDKNHTALSLEYFDFVASSFWNLSDEQLLDIGKNELEQIGFLKKDLILDGMVLRETQAYPVYDKNYKESLKIVLDYLSGFSNLYLMGRNGLHKYNNMDIAMLSAFKVVNKLIDKSKKQDNYFVNNYKNNSASL